Proteins encoded in a region of the Paenibacillus wynnii genome:
- a CDS encoding endonuclease MutS2 — protein sequence MNSQSLRTLEYQQIKEDLARYAVSYAGKEHISNLHPMKYLTSIHRAMEETAEAKELLEKGSSIPLPSLDGIEWIMSLMGTGYLYNEQDFTAVGTFLKSCTQLRKYMASKEHTAPRIGAYASSLLELSHVKDEITRCIRFGSIDDGASKGLEKVRKRLTVAKERLYKKIEGVMSRHQSILQENIYSMRNGRYVIPVKREYHKQVKGFVLDQSTSGQTVFVEPDEIAVLQGDLDLLLADEAREEAIILGHLTDLVEREGVSLRLNIEVTGTYDFIFAKAKYARSLGAIAVALNERGFMRMNGGRHPMLQGMVPISLEFGKGYKSLIVTGPNTGGKTVVLKTLGILTLMAQSGMLIPVEEGSEFTIFSEVMSVIGDGQSLAQSLSTFSAQMKSIEEMLRGAGKGVLLLIDELAAGTDPGEGIALSTALLEELSRRGANIIVTTHFNELKAFAAATPGFQNARMEFDKDTLQPLYRLTIGEAGESYALQIAEKLGIDLSVIERSRQIVKEQREGQRDREAYLQRRPLTEHTTYNEAEKEPLLQPTDTGIVDVEVQAEDVDEKEPDEKALPHSFKVGDAVYVSSMGRTGIVFERKNSLGMVGVMIQKQKMFVNHKRLKPYISKDELYPDDYDFDIIFESKENRKKKKLMQRKYVEGLSIVYDGDDS from the coding sequence ATGAATTCACAAAGCTTACGTACCCTTGAATACCAACAAATTAAAGAGGACTTGGCGCGCTATGCCGTATCTTATGCCGGGAAAGAGCATATCAGCAATTTACACCCTATGAAGTACCTGACGTCCATACACAGGGCCATGGAAGAGACGGCGGAGGCTAAGGAACTGCTTGAAAAGGGATCCAGTATCCCGCTTCCTTCTCTGGATGGGATTGAATGGATCATGTCGCTGATGGGAACAGGATATCTCTATAATGAGCAGGATTTCACGGCCGTTGGGACTTTTCTAAAGAGCTGCACGCAACTCCGTAAATACATGGCCTCCAAGGAACATACTGCGCCACGGATAGGGGCCTATGCTTCCTCACTGCTAGAGCTGAGTCATGTGAAGGATGAAATTACCCGCTGTATCCGCTTTGGATCTATTGATGACGGGGCCAGTAAGGGATTGGAAAAAGTTCGCAAGAGGCTGACCGTAGCCAAAGAGCGGCTCTATAAGAAGATTGAAGGTGTCATGTCGCGGCATCAGTCCATTCTTCAGGAGAATATCTACAGCATGCGGAATGGACGCTACGTAATTCCTGTGAAACGTGAATATCATAAGCAGGTAAAGGGTTTCGTACTGGATCAATCGACAAGTGGGCAAACGGTGTTCGTAGAGCCGGATGAGATTGCTGTCTTACAAGGAGATCTGGATTTGTTGCTTGCTGATGAGGCTCGGGAAGAAGCGATAATCTTAGGTCATTTAACGGATCTGGTTGAGCGTGAGGGGGTCTCTCTACGGCTTAACATTGAAGTGACGGGTACGTATGACTTTATATTTGCCAAAGCAAAGTATGCCCGTTCTCTGGGTGCCATAGCGGTTGCGTTAAATGAACGTGGATTTATGCGGATGAATGGGGGAAGACACCCCATGCTGCAAGGAATGGTACCGATTAGTCTGGAATTTGGAAAAGGATATAAATCCCTCATTGTAACCGGGCCAAACACCGGTGGAAAGACTGTAGTCCTCAAAACTCTCGGTATCCTAACCCTGATGGCCCAATCTGGAATGCTCATTCCGGTGGAAGAGGGTAGCGAATTTACCATTTTCTCAGAGGTTATGAGTGTTATCGGTGACGGTCAGAGCTTGGCTCAGTCACTAAGTACTTTTTCTGCACAGATGAAGAGCATAGAGGAAATGCTTCGCGGCGCCGGTAAGGGTGTGCTGCTGCTCATTGATGAATTGGCCGCTGGTACGGACCCTGGTGAAGGTATAGCGCTATCTACCGCTCTTCTGGAGGAGCTAAGCCGCAGAGGTGCGAATATTATTGTCACAACTCATTTTAATGAGTTAAAAGCCTTCGCGGCTGCCACGCCGGGATTCCAAAATGCGCGAATGGAGTTTGACAAGGATACTCTACAGCCTTTATATCGGTTGACCATTGGTGAAGCAGGTGAGAGCTACGCACTGCAAATTGCCGAGAAGCTGGGAATTGATCTGTCCGTTATTGAGCGCTCACGGCAAATTGTAAAAGAACAGCGTGAAGGGCAGCGGGATCGGGAAGCTTATTTGCAGCGAAGACCATTGACCGAGCATACAACGTATAATGAGGCTGAAAAGGAGCCGCTGCTCCAACCAACGGATACAGGAATTGTTGACGTTGAAGTCCAAGCCGAAGATGTCGATGAGAAAGAACCGGATGAGAAGGCGCTGCCGCACTCTTTTAAGGTTGGGGATGCGGTGTACGTCAGCTCAATGGGGAGAACGGGAATTGTTTTTGAGAGAAAAAACAGTCTAGGTATGGTTGGTGTCATGATTCAGAAGCAAAAAATGTTCGTCAACCACAAGCGACTAAAACCGTATATTTCTAAAGATGAGCTGTACCCGGACGATTATGATTTCGATATTATTTTTGAGAGCAAGGAGAATCGGAAGAAAAAGAAGCTGATGCAGCGGAAATATGTAGAGGGATTAAGTATTGTTTATGATGGAGATGACAGCTGA
- the opp4A gene encoding oligopeptide ABC transporter substrate-binding protein, translated as MNNKIRSGAMLMLLWVLVLSACSGTVTPGNSAGGDGAPGMTDSKGNAQPEAGGIITYGYSSPFQGLFEPAFYEGDDDLYALEFTTESMFAVKDDLTTVPNIATWQESEDHRTFTFKIKPGVRWHNGDELTVEDWKFAFEVIASPDYSGPRYYSVEMIQGVEAYHTGKATTISGLTVIDPYTLRITVTSARVNTIDNLWSYPMNKKYYTGIPVKEMEDSSQMRVNPIGIGPFMITSIKPGEYVEMKRFDDYYKGKPLLDGVLYKVFDDKQIVELFKQGAIDMEDAPRDAYEQLKNLENVNLLQTPELSYEYIGFKFGSWDNKEEIIKMDNPKFADKRLRQAMYYSLDRASLIKNYSYGLGKLVETPIPGTSWAKIPDDQINQYPYNPAKAKDLLNEAGYIDTNKDGLREDPKGNPFVINYDGMIGSAMAESRTEAILQNWREVGLDVRLNGGNLKELNPFYDAVENDDPTVELFNGVWGLASDPDPSGLWRKDDPWNYPRWSSERNEELIRAGVNMKSFDKEYRKQVYYDWQKYINEEVPMIFVAERESIIPVNKRLQGVHVNSMSTIIEPAKWWIKDVD; from the coding sequence ATGAACAATAAGATAAGAAGTGGAGCCATGCTGATGTTACTCTGGGTGCTGGTGCTATCGGCATGTTCCGGAACTGTAACCCCAGGGAATTCGGCAGGTGGAGACGGGGCTCCCGGAATGACAGATTCTAAGGGAAACGCTCAACCGGAGGCTGGCGGCATCATTACTTATGGTTACTCCTCCCCGTTTCAGGGATTGTTCGAGCCTGCTTTTTACGAAGGGGATGACGATCTTTACGCACTGGAATTCACTACAGAATCTATGTTTGCGGTAAAAGATGATTTAACCACAGTACCTAACATTGCGACTTGGCAGGAATCCGAGGATCACAGAACATTCACTTTTAAAATCAAACCCGGTGTTCGATGGCATAATGGGGATGAATTGACGGTGGAGGATTGGAAATTTGCGTTTGAAGTGATTGCTAGTCCTGATTATTCCGGGCCGCGTTATTATAGTGTGGAAATGATCCAGGGTGTAGAGGCTTACCATACAGGAAAAGCTACAACCATTAGCGGTTTAACCGTTATTGACCCTTATACCTTAAGAATTACAGTAACTTCCGCGCGCGTGAACACCATTGATAACCTATGGTCTTATCCGATGAACAAAAAATATTATACGGGCATACCTGTTAAAGAAATGGAAGACAGCAGTCAGATGAGGGTCAATCCTATCGGAATTGGACCTTTTATGATTACAAGCATTAAGCCGGGTGAATACGTTGAGATGAAGCGTTTCGACGATTACTACAAGGGGAAGCCTCTGCTTGACGGAGTTCTTTACAAGGTGTTCGATGACAAACAGATCGTAGAGCTCTTTAAACAAGGCGCCATTGATATGGAGGATGCTCCCCGTGATGCCTATGAGCAGCTTAAGAATCTGGAAAATGTGAATCTGCTGCAGACCCCCGAGCTGTCGTATGAATATATAGGCTTCAAATTCGGGTCTTGGGATAATAAAGAGGAAATCATTAAGATGGACAACCCTAAATTTGCTGATAAAAGATTACGCCAGGCGATGTATTATTCGCTCGACCGGGCCAGTCTGATTAAAAATTATTCTTACGGCTTAGGTAAACTTGTCGAGACCCCGATCCCAGGGACGAGCTGGGCTAAAATTCCTGATGACCAAATTAATCAATATCCTTATAATCCAGCTAAAGCTAAAGATCTGCTCAATGAAGCGGGCTATATCGATACTAATAAAGACGGGTTGCGTGAAGATCCTAAAGGGAACCCCTTCGTAATTAACTATGACGGTATGATAGGCAGCGCCATGGCTGAGTCACGTACAGAGGCTATTCTACAGAACTGGCGAGAAGTGGGTTTGGATGTAAGACTAAATGGAGGAAACCTTAAGGAACTAAATCCTTTCTATGATGCTGTGGAGAACGACGACCCCACTGTAGAGTTATTTAATGGAGTATGGGGATTAGCAAGCGATCCAGATCCATCCGGACTCTGGAGAAAGGACGATCCGTGGAATTACCCGCGTTGGTCCTCCGAAAGAAATGAAGAACTGATCCGTGCCGGTGTGAACATGAAGTCATTTGACAAGGAATACCGGAAGCAAGTGTATTATGACTGGCAGAAATATATTAATGAGGAAGTGCCGATGATTTTTGTTGCTGAACGTGAATCTATAATCCCTGTGAATAAGCGTCTTCAGGGGGTTCATGTTAATTCTATGAGCACTATTATTGAACCTGCAAAATGGTGGATTAAGGATGTGGATTAG
- a CDS encoding D-alanyl-D-alanine carboxypeptidase family protein encodes MKRRNVIWGSAVLLIATLFIVYKTGVFDYKPNIKSSAAVLMDMNTGHIWMDVNGDASMPPASMSKMMTELIVLDRISEGKSRWEERVPISLYASSVGGVTLSLYHGETYTVRELFQGIAVYSANDAAVALAEHIAGSENSFVVMMNNKARSLGLSPRSSFANASGLSGKDLGPNRPPGYVTGETMLTAKDAARLAMALIHTHPEVLNTSSLTQMKLTGKGLYVSNMNSMLPEMGGAYAYEGNDGLKTGFDSRTGYCFAGTAHRDGQRLVAVVMGAKTNQERFEETAKLFDYGFYLSMSWESRVKHILYKL; translated from the coding sequence ATGAAGAGACGGAATGTAATTTGGGGTTCAGCAGTTCTGTTGATCGCAACCCTGTTCATAGTTTACAAGACGGGCGTATTTGATTATAAACCTAATATTAAGTCTAGCGCGGCAGTGCTCATGGATATGAATACCGGCCATATTTGGATGGATGTGAACGGGGATGCCTCTATGCCTCCAGCCAGTATGTCTAAGATGATGACCGAGTTGATTGTACTTGACCGTATATCCGAAGGCAAAAGCCGCTGGGAAGAAAGAGTTCCAATTAGTTTATATGCCAGCAGTGTCGGTGGTGTAACGCTGTCTCTCTATCACGGTGAAACGTACACAGTGCGTGAGCTCTTTCAGGGAATAGCTGTATATTCAGCGAATGATGCGGCTGTAGCCCTAGCAGAGCATATAGCGGGATCGGAGAACTCTTTTGTAGTTATGATGAATAATAAAGCCCGCAGCCTGGGATTGTCCCCAAGGTCTTCATTCGCGAACGCTTCGGGACTTTCGGGTAAAGATTTAGGTCCGAATCGCCCGCCCGGGTATGTTACCGGAGAGACTATGCTGACTGCTAAAGACGCGGCTAGACTTGCCATGGCTCTAATTCATACGCATCCCGAAGTGCTCAACACCTCCAGTCTGACTCAAATGAAACTAACGGGCAAAGGCTTGTATGTAAGCAATATGAACTCTATGCTCCCTGAGATGGGCGGTGCGTATGCCTATGAAGGAAATGACGGGTTAAAAACTGGTTTTGATAGCCGAACCGGTTACTGCTTTGCAGGAACTGCTCACCGGGACGGACAACGTTTGGTAGCCGTAGTGATGGGCGCTAAAACCAACCAGGAGCGTTTTGAAGAGACAGCCAAACTGTTCGATTACGGATTTTACCTAAGTATGTCTTGGGAATCAAGAGTCAAACATATACTGTACAAATTGTAA
- a CDS encoding LCP family protein has protein sequence MKKMKKRYIALIVVLLIAAGAFLFRKPLTVLAFDLFLSDQVKATLESKSYVPLVNENNSIKPEPIAYKNEPFSLMLLGTDQRGNETARSDTMIYAVVRPEDAKVLLISIPRDTYTEIIGHDDNKKDKITHSYAFGGQQMAKDTLEALLGHDIEYYATINFQGLKDVVDAIGGVPLPIKKDIVNKGKDHEKFTIVGGKSSYSGVDALNYVRYREDSDFNRTKRQQVFLDVAANKMLSFNQIANISSLLDIMGENFKTDMQPSMIISLAKKIMGGKEMDISSFTVMGEGTRIGGVFYDIVNEEDLSNAKLLIDNWMNAGTPIDQLIEPGKAGDALEPTSTPGAQ, from the coding sequence ATGAAAAAAATGAAAAAAAGATACATTGCTCTTATTGTTGTTCTGCTGATTGCAGCCGGAGCTTTTCTCTTCCGCAAACCGTTGACTGTGCTGGCTTTTGATTTATTCTTGTCAGACCAAGTCAAGGCAACGCTGGAAAGTAAATCCTACGTACCATTGGTCAACGAGAACAATTCAATTAAGCCCGAGCCCATTGCGTACAAAAATGAGCCGTTTTCTCTAATGCTGTTGGGTACGGATCAGCGTGGCAACGAAACGGCGCGTTCGGATACTATGATTTATGCTGTTGTCCGCCCAGAGGATGCTAAGGTCCTGCTGATCTCGATTCCGCGGGATACGTACACAGAGATTATAGGACATGATGACAATAAGAAGGATAAAATCACTCATTCCTATGCCTTCGGAGGGCAACAAATGGCTAAAGATACACTCGAAGCTCTTCTCGGCCATGATATTGAGTATTATGCCACCATTAACTTTCAAGGGTTGAAGGATGTAGTAGATGCGATTGGCGGCGTTCCGCTGCCGATTAAGAAAGATATCGTTAATAAAGGCAAGGATCACGAAAAGTTTACGATTGTCGGTGGGAAATCCAGCTATAGTGGTGTAGATGCTCTAAACTACGTAAGATACCGTGAGGATAGCGATTTCAACCGCACGAAGCGACAACAGGTATTTCTTGATGTAGCCGCGAATAAGATGTTATCATTCAATCAAATTGCAAATATCTCATCACTGCTCGACATTATGGGTGAAAACTTCAAGACCGACATGCAGCCTTCTATGATAATTAGTCTAGCTAAAAAAATCATGGGCGGTAAAGAGATGGATATCTCCAGCTTCACGGTAATGGGAGAAGGTACCCGTATTGGCGGAGTATTCTATGATATCGTTAATGAAGAGGATTTGAGTAATGCCAAGCTGTTGATTGATAACTGGATGAACGCCGGAACACCTATCGATCAGCTAATTGAACCCGGAAAAGCAGGGGACGCACTAGAGCCTACCTCAACGCCGGGAGCACAATAG
- a CDS encoding CBS domain-containing protein: MNIAFFLLPKQEVTCVTLDSTLRQTLERMEYHRYTAIPILNRNGEYAGTVTEGDLLWYMKDSNGKVTFETASRFLLKDVPLRMNNKQVSIDADMEDLINLAKVQNFVPVVDDMNRFIGIVRRSQIIEYCEKFVSRQSMESI, encoded by the coding sequence ATGAATATTGCATTTTTTCTACTTCCTAAACAGGAAGTAACCTGTGTAACCCTGGATTCAACGTTGCGGCAGACGCTGGAGCGGATGGAATATCATCGTTACACCGCAATTCCCATCCTAAATCGGAATGGTGAGTACGCAGGTACAGTAACTGAGGGTGATTTACTCTGGTACATGAAAGACTCAAATGGGAAGGTTACCTTTGAGACCGCTTCTAGGTTTCTGCTAAAGGATGTGCCGCTTAGAATGAATAATAAGCAGGTATCAATTGATGCGGATATGGAAGATTTGATTAATCTGGCAAAGGTCCAGAATTTTGTCCCCGTAGTTGATGATATGAATCGGTTTATAGGTATTGTGCGCCGGAGTCAAATCATTGAATATTGTGAGAAATTTGTTTCAAGGCAATCCATGGAATCGATATAA
- a CDS encoding MazG-like family protein: MPKDLDVAKRAKVIEWLKTEVIDQVSRLFKALWEGSTARVGDSLASLMMSSYILGRRLGIPYRELDDLLLEKLRKHKQEGHQLEESYKDISALEEHMRKR; this comes from the coding sequence GTGCCGAAGGATTTAGATGTTGCCAAAAGGGCCAAGGTTATTGAATGGCTAAAGACGGAAGTTATTGATCAAGTATCCCGATTATTTAAGGCTTTATGGGAGGGCAGTACTGCCCGAGTGGGTGACAGCTTGGCCAGTTTGATGATGAGCTCTTATATTCTGGGGAGAAGACTTGGGATTCCCTATCGTGAGCTTGACGATTTACTGCTAGAGAAGCTTAGGAAGCACAAGCAAGAAGGCCACCAATTGGAAGAGTCCTACAAAGATATATCTGCTTTAGAAGAACATATGCGTAAGAGGTGA
- a CDS encoding DUF2232 domain-containing protein, with protein sequence MKFRWTSMAWSIAYLLLLLSLSTPLLIITTLFLIIPPVVLFTTLNTRQFILHILPVWLIVGLISPVYVLMAVYLLVPALVMGRWYRKRDSAQSTVIAGMLAILCEFLLLLFIGKTVFNFDLYNYVNEVLAVTPLIGMGMGDLGWTSEEIRELSVMTIQMIPMTLIISSAMIAVITHSIVRPILNSMNYAVPKMKPLRDWRLPRSFIWYYLVGFIVLMIFSGSDNSYMLMISANLLPLLQLGFKIQAIGFFFFVAHERKWNKVFPILLAIPVVLLPSLWIIGIIDLVFPLRERVTKSKR encoded by the coding sequence TTGAAATTTCGTTGGACATCCATGGCATGGAGCATTGCATACCTGCTTCTGCTGCTATCCTTGTCAACCCCATTGCTTATTATTACAACCCTGTTTCTGATCATTCCACCGGTAGTGCTGTTCACAACTTTGAACACACGGCAATTCATATTGCACATCCTTCCGGTATGGCTCATTGTTGGCCTTATTTCACCTGTGTACGTATTGATGGCAGTGTATCTGTTGGTTCCGGCGCTAGTGATGGGCCGATGGTACAGGAAACGTGATTCTGCGCAATCCACTGTAATCGCGGGCATGTTGGCCATTCTCTGCGAATTTCTGCTGTTGCTATTCATCGGAAAGACTGTATTTAATTTTGATCTTTACAATTATGTAAATGAAGTATTAGCGGTAACTCCCTTGATCGGTATGGGTATGGGAGACTTAGGCTGGACCTCCGAAGAAATTCGGGAGCTTAGTGTCATGACCATCCAGATGATTCCAATGACGCTAATCATTAGTTCGGCTATGATTGCTGTAATAACCCACTCTATTGTCCGTCCAATTCTGAACAGTATGAACTATGCGGTACCAAAGATGAAGCCATTACGGGACTGGAGACTTCCAAGATCATTTATTTGGTACTATCTGGTCGGTTTTATTGTTCTTATGATCTTCTCCGGCTCCGATAACAGCTACATGTTAATGATTTCTGCTAACCTGCTACCGTTATTACAGCTAGGATTCAAGATTCAAGCAATTGGATTTTTCTTTTTTGTAGCGCATGAACGGAAATGGAACAAGGTATTCCCGATTTTGCTGGCGATCCCAGTTGTTTTGCTACCATCGCTATGGATCATCGGTATTATTGATTTGGTCTTTCCGCTGCGCGAGCGTGTCACGAAATCGAAACGATAG
- a CDS encoding DHH family phosphoesterase: MPKFLQKRWHGYHTVWAFMLLLVLIIVISIYNWVLGVTSLFLAGTFCFTMLKTEISFRRSLVEYINGLSFRIKRVEGEAVSMLPLGIILYSEDRTVEWNNRHAGDIFSRKSLVGESLQEILPEVIASFQATVPNKRELNKDSVKDLSLKDQRVEITVDECHYQAVVIPSERLLYLYDITELVVLRERYEEEKLALGILLMDNLDESAQGMDDQQRTSLIAKVTSEITDWAKQFDVYLRRLSSERYLMMLNHRNLQALEESRFVILDEVREMTADLKVPMTLSIGLAFGAESASELGALAQSSLDMALGRGGDQAAVKAGQRLSFYGGKSNAAEKRTRVRARVIAHALRDLMQESDRVLIMGHRTPDIDSVGAAIGLLKAAQMYNVEANIVMEGPNPSITRMIDEIRKDEELYKSFIPTEQALQIMTEHTLLIVVDTHKASMTMEPRLVQYASRIVVVDHHRRGEEFINDAVLVYLEPYASSTCELVTELLQYIHEKVKLTPLEATMLLAGITVDTKQFALHTGSRTFEAAGFLRRIGADTILIQRMLKEDLQEYLSKAEIIKHARMVYDHIALCVTVPGMKIPQLLIAQTADTLLGMTNVFASFVISERPDGLIGISARSLGRMNVQVVMEKLGGGGHLSNAAVQLEGTGKEAEARLLSVLAEIEAKEGLFE; the protein is encoded by the coding sequence ATGCCTAAATTTCTACAAAAACGCTGGCACGGCTATCACACCGTATGGGCGTTTATGCTGCTGCTTGTGCTTATTATAGTTATCAGCATTTATAACTGGGTTCTTGGCGTGACCAGCTTGTTTCTAGCCGGTACCTTCTGCTTCACTATGTTGAAAACGGAAATCTCCTTCCGGCGCAGCCTTGTGGAATATATAAATGGCCTATCTTTTCGTATCAAGCGGGTAGAGGGCGAAGCGGTCAGCATGCTGCCGCTAGGGATTATTCTCTACAGTGAGGATCGAACGGTCGAATGGAATAATCGTCATGCAGGTGACATCTTCTCTAGAAAATCGCTGGTAGGTGAATCACTTCAGGAAATACTGCCCGAAGTGATCGCCTCCTTTCAAGCGACTGTACCGAATAAAAGGGAATTGAATAAGGATTCCGTAAAGGACCTTTCGTTAAAGGATCAAAGGGTAGAAATTACAGTAGATGAGTGCCACTATCAAGCTGTAGTGATTCCTAGTGAACGGCTCCTATATCTGTATGATATTACAGAGCTTGTGGTGCTCCGTGAACGGTACGAGGAAGAGAAGCTGGCTCTGGGTATTCTTCTTATGGACAATCTCGATGAATCGGCGCAGGGGATGGATGATCAGCAGCGCACCTCGCTAATTGCCAAAGTCACCAGCGAGATCACCGATTGGGCCAAGCAATTTGATGTTTACTTGCGCCGTCTATCCTCGGAGCGTTATCTAATGATGCTCAACCACCGGAATCTACAGGCTCTGGAAGAAAGCCGCTTTGTTATTCTAGATGAAGTGCGGGAAATGACAGCCGATCTAAAAGTGCCTATGACGCTGAGTATTGGGCTGGCGTTTGGGGCCGAATCCGCTAGTGAGCTGGGTGCCCTGGCACAGTCGAGTCTAGATATGGCTCTTGGCCGTGGGGGCGATCAGGCGGCAGTTAAAGCCGGTCAGCGGCTGTCCTTCTACGGCGGCAAGAGCAACGCTGCGGAGAAGCGGACCCGGGTTAGAGCTCGCGTTATTGCACATGCTCTACGCGATTTGATGCAAGAGAGTGACCGGGTGCTCATTATGGGACATCGGACTCCGGACATTGATTCGGTGGGTGCTGCAATCGGATTGTTAAAAGCTGCACAAATGTACAATGTAGAAGCAAATATCGTCATGGAAGGTCCTAATCCTTCGATCACCCGGATGATTGACGAGATCCGTAAGGATGAGGAGCTGTACAAGTCCTTCATCCCGACGGAGCAAGCCCTGCAGATCATGACTGAGCATACTTTGCTGATTGTTGTGGATACCCATAAGGCCTCTATGACTATGGAGCCTCGGCTTGTTCAATATGCCAGTCGGATTGTAGTGGTGGACCATCATCGCAGAGGTGAGGAATTCATAAACGATGCTGTATTGGTCTATCTGGAGCCTTATGCATCGTCCACCTGTGAGCTTGTTACGGAGCTGCTGCAATATATTCATGAAAAGGTAAAGCTCACTCCGTTGGAGGCGACAATGCTGCTTGCCGGCATTACGGTAGATACGAAGCAGTTCGCTCTTCATACCGGATCAAGAACCTTTGAAGCAGCCGGATTTCTACGGAGGATTGGTGCGGATACGATTTTAATTCAGCGTATGCTGAAGGAGGATTTACAGGAGTATCTCTCCAAAGCTGAAATTATCAAGCATGCCCGTATGGTATATGATCATATAGCGCTGTGTGTTACGGTCCCCGGAATGAAAATTCCGCAGCTGTTGATTGCACAGACCGCTGACACGCTGCTAGGGATGACGAATGTTTTTGCTTCGTTCGTAATCAGTGAGCGGCCGGACGGCTTGATAGGCATTAGTGCTAGGTCTTTGGGGCGAATGAATGTCCAGGTGGTTATGGAGAAGCTGGGCGGTGGCGGGCATTTGTCTAATGCAGCGGTGCAGCTAGAAGGAACAGGCAAAGAAGCGGAAGCCAGACTGCTGAGTGTGCTGGCCGAAATTGAAGCGAAAGAGGGGCTATTCGAATGA
- the rplI gene encoding 50S ribosomal protein L9: MKVIFMKDVKGQGKKGQVKEVSEGYAANFLLPRGLVRPATDGNVKTLENQAAAEQRKKDNEKEEAQNLANKLNELTLNMKAKAGEGGRLFGAITSKQIAETLASVQGIVIDKRKIELSEPIRHLGVIQVIVKLHTEVKATLKVQVTEE, encoded by the coding sequence ATGAAGGTCATTTTTATGAAAGATGTTAAAGGGCAAGGTAAGAAAGGTCAGGTTAAAGAGGTATCTGAAGGATACGCAGCTAATTTCCTGCTGCCGCGGGGCTTGGTACGTCCAGCAACTGACGGTAATGTAAAGACGTTGGAGAATCAGGCTGCAGCCGAACAACGTAAAAAGGATAACGAGAAGGAAGAAGCACAGAATCTTGCGAACAAATTGAACGAGCTAACCCTGAACATGAAGGCAAAAGCCGGTGAGGGCGGCCGTTTATTCGGGGCTATTACGAGCAAACAAATTGCTGAGACCTTGGCTTCGGTACAAGGAATTGTTATTGATAAAAGAAAAATTGAGCTAAGTGAGCCGATTCGCCATCTGGGTGTAATTCAAGTGATTGTGAAGCTGCATACCGAGGTAAAGGCTACGCTTAAGGTTCAGGTAACGGAGGAATAA